GAGCAGACGAATGACGTCGCGACGAGTGGCCTCCGAGATCGTGATGACCCGGTCCGCGCGCCTCGCCGCGAACCGGACCATCCACCCCAGGTACGCGCGATTGGCGGTGGGAAAGGCCCGGGGGAGGAGCATGAACGTCAGGTCGAGGATGCTCACGACGCACGGGCCCCGCCATGCCATGGGCAGGGCATTCACCGGCCCGTGAAGAAGTGTGATGCCATCGCGACGGAGCACGCGGGGAAATAGCAGCTGCTCCCAGGCGACCCGCAGGGCCGGGCCAGCAGTCGGCCACCCGGCGTGCGCCACGCGAAAGCGGTCCGTGGCGGCAAGATCGTTTGGGAGGTCGACGTTGTCGGCGACGTAGGCGGTGACCTCCTCCACAGTGCTGGCCTGTCGGAGTCCCCGAAGAAGGTTGAGCACGTATCGACTCGACCCCGCAGCGCGATACGATTGGCGAGTCGAGATCATCTGGGCATTGACGCCGATTTGCATCGTTGCTCCGGCGGCGGCTGGGATGGAGCGAGTCTACCGGATGGGCCGGCAACGCGGCCGTGGAAACGTCCCCGGAGACTTCCAGATCAATCCGCGGCGGTTCGAGAGCGTACAATGGTGCTTGCGGATGCACCCATCGGGTTTCCGCGAAATTTTGCTTGCTGTGCCTGGAGGAGCTTGCCTTGACCGGCACCGATGCGCCGCGCACCGGCGATGTCGCCATGTTCATCGACTGGGAGAACATCAAGTACAGCCTGCTCAATCGGGAGAACCGGCTCCCCAACGTGCAGGCGCTGAAGGAGGCGGCCGGCCGATTCGGACGCGTTGTAACGGCGAAAGCGTACGCCAACTGGCAGGAGGGCCATAACCTTCGCGACCCGAACGATCTCTACTCGGTGGGAATCGAGCCGATTTACGTTCCGACGATCTTCATCGGTCCCGGCGATTCGACGACCGATGGCCTCCCCCGTCGGAAGAATTCCGTGGACATCAAGCTCGCCGTCGACACCGTTGAATTTGCGCTCCTGAACCCAACGGTCGCGACGTTCGTGTTCGTCACCGGCGATGGCGACTTCATCCATCTCATCAACACGCTGCGCACTCGCGGCAAACAGGTCGTCATCATCGGCGCCTCGTGGAATACGAGCTGGCAGCTCACGAACAGCGCCGATCAGTTCATCGCCTACGACGTCGACGTGGACCCGGCAACCCCGCGCGCGGCGCCGCGACCTTCGCTCCCGCCGCTCGAGGACACGTTCAAGGTGCTGGCGGACGTGGTGAAGTATGTGCGGGAGAAACGGCGCCCGAATGTGTTCGCGCAGGTCAAGCTCCTCCTCGCTAGCCGGTTGGGAACCTTTGACGAGCAAGCGTACGGCTTCTCGAAGTTCAAGGACTTCATGAAAGAGGCGGAACGGCGCGGCTACGTCAAGACCCAGACCGTCGGGCTCACGGATCGCGTTTATCTCCCAGACGAGGAGATCGAGACCGGTATGTCCGCCGATACACCGCAGGAGGTGGAGAGCGAAACCGCGGAAGTGGCCAAGGAGGGCGAAGTCGCGCCCGAGCGGGTGGCGGAACAGCCATCGGCCGAGCTGGCGGTGGCGGACGAAGGGAGACTGGCACCGCTCATCAAATTCGTCAACATGCTGGAGCAGAGTAGTCCCTTCATGTCCTTCAACTACATCGTGAATCGCACGGCCGAATCGCGCGTCGTTCCCCTGTCGCTGTCAGAAATCTCTTCGCTCGTGGACCGCGCCATTCAGGACGGAATGTTTCTCACCGAATCGCGGACGATCCTCGATCGCGTGACGGGCGAGTACCGGGACATCAACATCTTTCGGCTCAATCGGCGCCATCCGCTCGTCGCCAACACGCTGACGGACGAATACTCCCAGGAGCTGGCCCCCATCGGCATGGGGTAGCGGTCGAACGCGGCCACCTCGCCCTCGGGCTAGGGCTCGGCCGGTCCTTCCAGCAGCATGCGCAGCGCGTAGAGCGCGTGCTCGTAAGACCGCCACCCGAACCCGGCCACGATCCCCGTCGCGACTTCGGCGGTCACCGACTGCCGTCGCCACGACTCACGCGCGTGGATGTTGGAGAGATGGACCTCCACGATCGGGACCGTGAGCGACGCGAGCGCATCGCGGAGGGCGAGCGCATAGTGCGTGAGGGCGCCGGGATTCACCATGACGCCGTCAAGTCGGTCGACCCGTTGCTCGATCGCGTCGATAAGCGCCCCCTCGTGGTTCGACTGCACGATCTCCATCTCCCAGCCCCACGAGCGGGCGCGGGAGCGCAGGGCCTCGTCGATTTGCGCCAGCGTCGTATGGCCGTAGATCTCCGGCTCGCGACGGCCGAGCGCCCCGAGGTTGGGTCCGTGGAGGACGAGCACCGTCGTCACCGAGCCCACCTCCCCGGGGAGACGCCCGTGGCGAGGGCGGCCTCTTCTGCCGTCACGATTGCGCCAACCGAGCGGGGCGCGTTACGAGATCGATGGCCCGCTCGACGAGTTCGTCCGGGACGTCGCTCGTGACGCGCCCTCGGCCGAGTCCCGCCGGGAGGATCCATGCCAGTCGCGATCCGACGCGCTTCTTGTCGAGGCCAAGCGCCGCGTGGACGTCGGCGCGCTCGGCGAACTCGCACGACTGCGGAAGCCCGAGCCCCAGCAGGAGCTGTCGCTGGCGCTCTGTCGCATCCGGTGGATGGAGCCCCATCGTCGTTGCGATGTGGGCGGCGGCGGCCATCCCGATGGCCACCGCCTCGCCGTGAAGGAGCGTCTCGTAGCCGGTCGCGGCCTCGAGGGCGTGGCCGATGGTATGGCCGTAGTTGAGGATCGCCCGGGCGCCGGTCACGTCACGCTCGTCTTCCTCAACGAGCCGCGCCTTGAGCTGGACCGCCTTACGAATCGCGGTCACCGTTGCGTGTGGCTCGAGCGCGCGCAACTTCTCGCTGGTGCGCTCGATCTCATCGAAGAATGCAGCGTCCTGCACCACGGCGATCTTCACCACCTCTGCCCAGCCGGCCGCGACTTCGCGCGGCGGAAGGGTGGTGAGGACCTCGCGGTCGGCCAGCACGAGGCTCGGCTGATGGAATGCCCCGATGAGATTCTTCCCCCGGGGATGGTCGAAGCCGACCTTTCCGCCAACGCTCGAGTCGACCTGCGCCAGCACGGTCGTGGGAATCTGCACGAATCGAACGCCCCGAAGGATCGTCGCGGCGACGAAGCCGACCAGGTCGCCGATCACCCCGCCACCGAAGGCGACGATGACGTGCCCTCGCTCCGGTCGCTCTGCCAGCAGCGCGTCGTACAGGCAGGATACGGATTCGAGCGTCTTTCGCTCTTCGCCCCCCGCGATCGAGTGCCACGTGAAACGGATACCTTCGAGACCCGCGCGCAGTCGGGCACCGTGTAGGGCGTCGACGCGAGCGTCCACGACGACGTGGAGCGGCGCGTCCACCCCGCTGGCGCGCAACAGCCCGGCCGCGCGCTCGAGGAGCCCGTCGCCAACGTAGATCGGATATGTTTGGCTCGGCGTCCGGACGACGACGCTCGCCGGCGGGTAATTCACGGTCGCCTCTCCTCCCGGATCGCTGGCGCCGCCATCGCGGAGCGCGACGAGGATACGGTCTACGACCTCCGTCGGGGCGCAATCGGCGCCCACGCGCGCACCGACTTCAGCGTACAGCGATCTTCGGTCGCGCTCCAGCCGAGCGAGCCCTTCGGCGGCGCCGTCTTGCAGGAGGGGTCGGCCGTGATCCTCCGCCCGTGAGAGGCGCTCCACCAGCGTCGAGATGGGCGCATCGAGCCAAATGACGTCCCCCGCGCGGCGCATCGCTTCCCGATTCCGAGCATCGACGGGAAGGCCACCCCCGGTGGCGACGACGGACGCCGGCCGGGCACAGATGCGTGCCAGCGCTGCCCGCTCCAGCTCCCGGAATGTGGCTTCGCCCTCGTCGCGAAAGATCTCGGGGATGCTCTTGCCCGCCGTGCGCGCGATCGTTGCGTCGAGGTCCACGAAGGGGAGTGCGAGCTGCCGGGCGAGCAGCGGGCCAACGGTCGATTTTCCACTCCCGCTGAGGCCAATGAGAAACACGTGTCGGCGAATGGCTCGTCGGACCGGATCCGACGGCGCGCCGACGGGCCGCGTTGTGCTTTGGGATTTGCGCGGTAGCACTGCGTTACCCCGCTCGCGTCGACGCCTGGAGGACCGCTCGCTCCGCGGCGCTCCGCATGGCCTCGATCGGGGCTCGCTGGCCGGTCCACAGCTCGAACGCGCCAGCGGCCTGATGGATCAACATCCCCAGGCCGCGCAGAGTCCGCGCGCCCCGGCGTGACGCCGCCCGCAGGAGCGCCGTCTCCGGAGGATTGTAGACGAGGTCGACGACCAGAGCACCCCGGGGTATGAGCGCTTCATCGATCGGCACGTCGTCCGATCGGAGGCCTACGGACGTGGCGTTGACGATCACCGACGCCCGACTCAGCTCCAACTCGATCGCGTCGCCGCCGAGGGCGACGGAGCGGACGTCCGTACTGACCACCGCGTCTGACAGATCGGCCAGAAGGCGCTCCGCGCGCTCCAGGTGGCGATTCGCGACGACCAGCCTCGTCGCTCGGTCTTGGAGCGCGACGAGCGCGACAGCTCGTGCGGCCCCGCCAGCGCCCAGCACGAGGACGGCTTGCCCGGCGAGGGAGACGTGCGCCTCTTCGGCGAGCGATTGTCGGAAGCCGATGGTATCCGTGTTCGCCCCGGAGAGCGCCAGGCGGTGCGATTCGGATGCCATGCCGGCCTGCGGACGAGGGACGACGGTGTTCACCGCTCCGACGATTCGCGCGTCACCGGTCACCTCGTCCAGCAACGGCACGATGGCTTCTTTGTGCGGGACCGTGACGTTGAAGCCGAGCAGCGCGCCCGCGCGCGCCTCCGAGACCCATCGACGGAGGTCGCCAGGGGCCACGTCGACCGCCCGGTAGGACGCGTCGATGCCGCGGGCCGCGAACGCCGCGTTGTGGATCGCGGGCGACAGCGAGTGGGCGATCGGGTGGCCCACGACGCATGCGATCAGCGTCACGCGCCCTCGGGGCCGTGCGCCAGCCGCTGGAGGTCGTCCCAAAAGGCTGGATATGACACGGTGACGGACTCAGGCTGCAAGACCGCGACGGGGTTTCGCGCGACGAGGCCCGCGACCGCGAGAGCCATCGCCATCCGGTGGTCACGTCGGCTATCGGCGCTGCCACCTTCCAGGCTGCCGGCGCCGTGAACGACCATCCCGTCTGGTCGCTCCTCGATCTCCGCGCCGAGCCGACCGAGCTCCGCCGCCACCACGGCGATTCGATCCGATTCCTTGTATCGCAGCTCGGTCGCGTCGGAGATGACGGTATCACCGCTGGCCATACACGCGGCGACCGCGAGGATCGGCGCCTCGTCGATGAGGCGCGGGATCAGATCGCCGCCGACGGTCACGCCGCGAAGCTGGGAAGAGCAGGCGACGATATCAGCTACGGGCTCGCCTCCGGCGACACGTCGGTTCGTGACGCGAACGTCCGCCCCCATCATTGCCAGCACGTCCAGGAAGCCCGTCCTCCCCGCGCTCACGCCCACGTTGCGCACGGTGATTTCAGCGTCCGGGTGGACGCACGCGGCGACGACCCAGAAGGCCGCCGCCGACGTATCGCCCGGCACGACCACGTCGACGGCGCGCAGGGGATGGCCGCCGCGAATGGCGATGTCGCCCCCGTCCACGTGAATCGCGGCACCCTGCGCCGCCAACAGCCGTTCCGTATGGTCGCGCGATGCGGCCGGCTCGCGGATGTGCGTCTCGCCGTCGGCGAAGGATCCCGCCAGCAGGAGGCAGGATTTTACCTGGGCGCTGGCTACCGGTAGCGCATAGTCGATTGCACGCAGATCCCCTCCACGAATGGCCATCGGGAGAAAGTCGTCGTCCTGCCGGCCGAGGGCGGTCGCCCCCATCATGCGCAGGGGATCGATGATGCGGTCCATCGGTCGCGCCCGGAGGGAGGCATCCCCGGTTACGACGCTCAAGAACGGCTGGCCGGCCAGGATTCCGGCCAACAGGCGCGTCGTCGTGCCGGAGTTGCCGACGTCGA
This DNA window, taken from Chloroflexota bacterium, encodes the following:
- the aroE gene encoding shikimate dehydrogenase, whose amino-acid sequence is MTLIACVVGHPIAHSLSPAIHNAAFAARGIDASYRAVDVAPGDLRRWVSEARAGALLGFNVTVPHKEAIVPLLDEVTGDARIVGAVNTVVPRPQAGMASESHRLALSGANTDTIGFRQSLAEEAHVSLAGQAVLVLGAGGAARAVALVALQDRATRLVVANRHLERAERLLADLSDAVVSTDVRSVALGGDAIELELSRASVIVNATSVGLRSDDVPIDEALIPRGALVVDLVYNPPETALLRAASRRGARTLRGLGMLIHQAAGAFELWTGQRAPIEAMRSAAERAVLQASTRAG
- a CDS encoding NYN domain-containing protein translates to MTGTDAPRTGDVAMFIDWENIKYSLLNRENRLPNVQALKEAAGRFGRVVTAKAYANWQEGHNLRDPNDLYSVGIEPIYVPTIFIGPGDSTTDGLPRRKNSVDIKLAVDTVEFALLNPTVATFVFVTGDGDFIHLINTLRTRGKQVVIIGASWNTSWQLTNSADQFIAYDVDVDPATPRAAPRPSLPPLEDTFKVLADVVKYVREKRRPNVFAQVKLLLASRLGTFDEQAYGFSKFKDFMKEAERRGYVKTQTVGLTDRVYLPDEEIETGMSADTPQEVESETAEVAKEGEVAPERVAEQPSAELAVADEGRLAPLIKFVNMLEQSSPFMSFNYIVNRTAESRVVPLSLSEISSLVDRAIQDGMFLTESRTILDRVTGEYRDINIFRLNRRHPLVANTLTDEYSQELAPIGMG
- the aroQ gene encoding type II 3-dehydroquinate dehydratase, whose protein sequence is MTTVLVLHGPNLGALGRREPEIYGHTTLAQIDEALRSRARSWGWEMEIVQSNHEGALIDAIEQRVDRLDGVMVNPGALTHYALALRDALASLTVPIVEVHLSNIHARESWRRQSVTAEVATGIVAGFGWRSYEHALYALRMLLEGPAEP
- the aroA gene encoding 3-phosphoshikimate 1-carboxyvinyltransferase → MIATSASSRVVSPARSLRGEISVPGDKSISHRAILHNAIASGDARVENLGLGDDVRSSIASVRMLGVAVTETGPNACIVHGHGPRGLHEPDDVLDVGNSGTTTRLLAGILAGQPFLSVVTGDASLRARPMDRIIDPLRMMGATALGRQDDDFLPMAIRGGDLRAIDYALPVASAQVKSCLLLAGSFADGETHIREPAASRDHTERLLAAQGAAIHVDGGDIAIRGGHPLRAVDVVVPGDTSAAAFWVVAACVHPDAEITVRNVGVSAGRTGFLDVLAMMGADVRVTNRRVAGGEPVADIVACSSQLRGVTVGGDLIPRLIDEAPILAVAACMASGDTVISDATELRYKESDRIAVVAAELGRLGAEIEERPDGMVVHGAGSLEGGSADSRRDHRMAMALAVAGLVARNPVAVLQPESVTVSYPAFWDDLQRLAHGPEGA
- the aroB gene encoding 3-dehydroquinate synthase; the encoded protein is MFLIGLSGSGKSTVGPLLARQLALPFVDLDATIARTAGKSIPEIFRDEGEATFRELERAALARICARPASVVATGGGLPVDARNREAMRRAGDVIWLDAPISTLVERLSRAEDHGRPLLQDGAAEGLARLERDRRSLYAEVGARVGADCAPTEVVDRILVALRDGGASDPGGEATVNYPPASVVVRTPSQTYPIYVGDGLLERAAGLLRASGVDAPLHVVVDARVDALHGARLRAGLEGIRFTWHSIAGGEERKTLESVSCLYDALLAERPERGHVIVAFGGGVIGDLVGFVAATILRGVRFVQIPTTVLAQVDSSVGGKVGFDHPRGKNLIGAFHQPSLVLADREVLTTLPPREVAAGWAEVVKIAVVQDAAFFDEIERTSEKLRALEPHATVTAIRKAVQLKARLVEEDERDVTGARAILNYGHTIGHALEAATGYETLLHGEAVAIGMAAAAHIATTMGLHPPDATERQRQLLLGLGLPQSCEFAERADVHAALGLDKKRVGSRLAWILPAGLGRGRVTSDVPDELVERAIDLVTRPARLAQS